In Arsenicicoccus sp. oral taxon 190, the following are encoded in one genomic region:
- the arc gene encoding proteasome ATPase produces MSYDPTSETHAARVRELTTQLSALRTANGALGQANDRLTQTLKAARDQITSLREEIDRIAAPPSTYGIVQRAYPDDKTVDITTAGRKMRVAVSMELPFGELRPGREVRLNEALVVVQLASYEDAGEVVLVKERLDEGRVVVLLRNDEERVVRVAGSLDGVRLRPGDAVLLDTRSSFVLETVPHAEVSELLLEEVPDISYSDIGGLAPQIEQIRDAVEMPFLHPELYREHHLRPPKGVLLYGPPGCGKTLIAKAVAASLARQVATRDGLTGEDAPKSYFLNIKGPELLNKYVGETERHIRLIFERAREKADDGTPVVVFFDEMDSLFRTRGSGVSSDVETTIVPQLLAEIDGVERLDNVIVIGASNREDMIDPAILRPGRLDVKIKIERPDVTGAREIFAKYLTAEVPLHADELEDHDGDAKATVEDLIDAVMERMFAESDTNRFLEVTYLSGAKEVLYFGDFVSGAMIQNIVDRAKTAAIKALITTGQRGLRLEHLMAAYVAEFRENEDLPNTTNPDDWARISGKRGERIINIHTLVGGKDLKVD; encoded by the coding sequence ATGAGCTATGACCCGACCAGCGAGACGCACGCCGCGCGCGTGCGCGAGCTCACCACCCAGCTGTCCGCGCTGCGCACCGCCAACGGCGCGCTCGGGCAGGCCAACGACCGGCTCACCCAGACGCTGAAGGCCGCGCGCGACCAGATCACCAGCCTGCGCGAGGAGATCGACCGGATCGCCGCGCCGCCCTCGACCTACGGGATCGTGCAGCGGGCCTACCCGGACGACAAGACCGTGGACATCACGACCGCGGGCCGCAAGATGCGGGTGGCGGTGTCGATGGAGCTGCCGTTCGGCGAGCTGCGACCCGGCCGGGAGGTCCGGCTCAACGAGGCCCTCGTGGTGGTGCAGCTCGCGAGCTACGAGGACGCGGGGGAGGTCGTGCTCGTCAAGGAGCGGCTCGACGAGGGCCGCGTGGTCGTGCTCCTGCGCAACGACGAGGAGCGCGTCGTGCGGGTCGCGGGGTCGCTCGACGGGGTGCGGCTGCGGCCCGGGGACGCGGTGCTGCTCGACACCCGCAGCAGCTTCGTGCTGGAGACGGTGCCGCACGCCGAGGTGTCCGAGCTGCTGCTCGAGGAGGTGCCCGACATCTCCTACAGCGACATCGGCGGGCTGGCGCCGCAGATCGAGCAGATCCGCGACGCCGTGGAGATGCCCTTCCTGCACCCCGAGCTCTACCGCGAGCACCACCTGCGCCCGCCCAAGGGGGTGCTGCTCTACGGCCCGCCCGGGTGCGGCAAGACGCTCATCGCCAAGGCGGTCGCGGCCTCCCTCGCCCGGCAGGTCGCGACCCGCGACGGGCTGACCGGGGAGGACGCGCCCAAGAGCTACTTCCTCAACATCAAGGGCCCCGAGCTGCTCAACAAGTACGTCGGCGAGACCGAGCGGCACATCCGGCTGATCTTCGAGCGCGCCCGGGAGAAGGCCGACGACGGCACCCCCGTCGTGGTGTTCTTCGATGAGATGGACTCGCTCTTCCGCACCCGCGGGTCAGGCGTGTCCTCCGACGTGGAGACCACGATCGTGCCGCAGCTGCTCGCCGAGATCGACGGCGTCGAGCGCCTCGACAACGTCATCGTCATCGGAGCCTCCAACCGCGAGGACATGATCGACCCGGCGATCCTGCGGCCCGGTCGCCTGGACGTGAAGATCAAGATCGAGCGCCCCGACGTGACCGGCGCCCGGGAGATCTTCGCGAAGTACCTCACCGCCGAGGTGCCGCTGCACGCCGACGAGCTCGAGGACCACGACGGCGACGCCAAGGCGACCGTCGAGGACCTGATCGACGCCGTCATGGAGCGGATGTTTGCCGAGAGCGACACCAACCGGTTCCTGGAGGTGACCTACCTCTCCGGGGCCAAGGAGGTGCTCTACTTCGGGGACTTCGTGTCCGGCGCCATGATCCAGAACATCGTCGACCGCGCCAAGACCGCCGCGATCAAGGCGCTGATCACGACCGGGCAGCGCGGGCTGCGGCTCGAGCACCTGATGGCGGCCTACGTGGCGGAGTTCCGGGAGAACGAAGACCTGCCCAACACCACCAACCCCGACGACTGGGCCCGGATCTCCGGCAAGCGGGGCGAGCGGATCATCAACATCCACACGCTGGTCGGCGGCAAGGACCTCAAGGTCGACTGA
- a CDS encoding tRNA (adenine-N1)-methyltransferase has product MTTQPAPQQPTGALGRRGPFQPGERVQLTDARGRMHTITLEPGAAFDTHRGRIWHDGLIGRPDGSTVRNTVEEEFLALRPLLSDYVMSMPRGAAVVYPKDAGQIVQYADIFPGATVVEAGVGSGALSMSLLRAVGDHGRLHSFERRADFAEIARGNARTFFGGDHPAWTITVGDLVDALPQTCDPGSVDRVVLDMLAPWECLDVVGDALAPGGLLICYVATATQLSRVAEAAKAHGGFTEPHAWETIERDWHLEGLAVRPVHRMHGHTGFLITTRRLAPGVTPPLRKRRPAKGPEDPGDQPFGVEPDHAWTPEDVGERTVSDKRLRRIRRSVTGEAPPPPTPPRDRGEQGERHTAAEDPSQDEVDR; this is encoded by the coding sequence ATGACGACGCAGCCCGCTCCCCAGCAGCCCACCGGCGCCCTCGGCCGCCGCGGACCCTTCCAGCCGGGGGAGCGGGTGCAGCTCACCGACGCGCGCGGCCGCATGCACACGATCACGCTGGAGCCGGGCGCGGCCTTCGACACCCACCGCGGGCGCATCTGGCACGACGGGCTCATCGGCCGCCCCGACGGCTCGACGGTGCGCAACACCGTCGAGGAGGAGTTCCTCGCGCTGCGGCCGCTGCTGTCGGACTACGTCATGTCGATGCCCCGGGGGGCCGCCGTCGTCTACCCCAAGGACGCGGGCCAGATCGTGCAGTATGCCGACATCTTCCCCGGCGCCACCGTCGTCGAGGCCGGCGTGGGCTCCGGCGCGCTATCGATGTCGCTGCTGCGCGCGGTCGGCGACCACGGCCGGCTGCACTCCTTCGAGCGCCGCGCGGACTTCGCCGAGATCGCCCGCGGCAACGCCCGCACCTTCTTCGGCGGCGACCACCCCGCGTGGACCATCACCGTCGGCGACCTCGTCGACGCGCTGCCGCAGACCTGCGACCCGGGCAGCGTCGACCGGGTGGTGCTCGACATGCTCGCGCCCTGGGAGTGCCTCGACGTCGTCGGCGACGCCCTGGCGCCCGGCGGGCTGCTGATCTGCTACGTCGCGACCGCGACCCAGCTGTCCCGGGTCGCCGAGGCCGCCAAGGCCCACGGCGGCTTCACCGAGCCCCACGCGTGGGAGACCATCGAGCGGGACTGGCACCTCGAAGGGCTCGCCGTGCGGCCGGTCCACCGGATGCACGGGCACACCGGCTTCCTGATCACCACGCGCCGGCTCGCGCCCGGCGTCACCCCGCCGCTGCGCAAGCGTCGTCCCGCCAAGGGCCCCGAGGACCCGGGCGATCAGCCCTTCGGCGTCGAGCCGGACCACGCGTGGACGCCCGAGGACGTGGGCGAGCGCACGGTCAGCGACAAGCGGCTGCGCCGGATCCGCCGGTCGGTGACCGGCGAGGCCCCGCCGCCTCCGACGCCGCCGCGGGACCGCGGGGAGCAGGGGGAGCGGCATACGGCGGCTGAGGACCCGAGCCAGGACGAGGTGGACCGATGA
- a CDS encoding site-2 protease family protein: MSDPGRQRPAAYDQGPELPTEQVSPPPGWRIGTLRGTPIYLGRSWPLLAVIILATFGPQVARVLPDLGAAAYLVAFVYVLLLLVSVLAHEAAHALTAQAFGHRVHRIVADLMGGHTTYQSETNTPARSALVAVSGPAANALLAGVAWLLLPGAYGDVPALLLGAFFYSNAFVAAFNLLPGLPLDGGFVLDALVWKLTGSRTTGLLVAGWCGRVLVVGVVAWFLLLPLLTGGSPDLVMVLWTALIGSFLWVGATSAIRSAQARRLVDRVHVAELLHPAVVLPAGATVADAAAAYGRDGAQVVAVADDRGVPVAVVDPRVVQQVPVHQQPQTPVSAVAAAQPDGWTMDLTPDAPVTTALERMAQLGSAVVLARTPDGRLGLLDAGEIEAAAARRA, translated from the coding sequence ATGTCAGATCCAGGGAGGCAGCGTCCGGCGGCATACGACCAGGGGCCCGAGCTGCCGACCGAGCAGGTGAGCCCGCCCCCCGGCTGGCGGATCGGGACCCTGCGGGGCACCCCGATCTACCTGGGGCGGTCGTGGCCGCTGCTCGCCGTGATCATCCTCGCGACCTTCGGGCCGCAGGTGGCGCGGGTGCTGCCCGACCTGGGCGCCGCAGCCTACCTCGTCGCGTTCGTCTACGTGCTGCTGCTCCTCGTCTCCGTGCTCGCCCACGAGGCGGCGCACGCGCTGACCGCCCAGGCCTTCGGGCACCGGGTGCACCGGATCGTCGCGGACCTCATGGGCGGTCACACCACCTACCAGTCCGAGACCAACACCCCGGCCCGCAGCGCGCTGGTGGCGGTCTCCGGGCCCGCGGCCAACGCCCTGCTGGCGGGCGTCGCGTGGCTGCTGCTGCCCGGCGCCTACGGGGACGTGCCGGCGCTGCTGCTCGGAGCGTTCTTCTACTCCAACGCGTTCGTCGCGGCCTTCAACCTGCTCCCCGGGCTGCCGCTGGACGGCGGCTTCGTCCTGGACGCGCTGGTGTGGAAGCTCACCGGCAGCCGCACCACCGGGCTGCTCGTCGCCGGCTGGTGCGGGCGGGTGCTCGTCGTCGGGGTCGTCGCGTGGTTCCTGCTGCTGCCGCTGCTCACCGGCGGCTCGCCGGACCTCGTCATGGTGCTCTGGACGGCGCTGATCGGCTCCTTCCTGTGGGTCGGGGCGACCAGCGCCATCCGCTCCGCCCAGGCCCGCCGTCTCGTCGACCGGGTGCACGTGGCCGAGCTCCTGCACCCCGCCGTCGTGCTGCCCGCCGGGGCCACCGTCGCCGACGCGGCCGCGGCCTACGGCCGGGACGGGGCTCAGGTCGTGGCCGTCGCCGACGACCGCGGGGTCCCCGTCGCCGTGGTCGACCCGCGGGTGGTGCAGCAGGTCCCGGTGCACCAGCAGCCGCAGACGCCGGTGTCGGCCGTTGCCGCCGCGCAGCCCGACGGCTGGACCATGGATCTCACCCCCGACGCCCCGGTCACCACGGCCCTCGAGCGCATGGCCCAGCTCGGCAGTGCGGTCGTGCTCGCCCGCACCCCCGACGGGCGGCTCGGGCTGCTCGACGCCGGCGAGATCGAGGCCGCGGCGGCGCGGCGCGCCTGA
- a CDS encoding RecB family exonuclease, with translation MVAALSPSRAADFMQCPLLYRFRVIDRLPEPPSPAAARGTLVHSVLERLFDVPAPERTLEHASSLVLPQWEALLQERPELADLVGDGEGAVELTRWLSEATALVERWFGLEDPSDLEPAERELYVECDVDGLLLRGYVDRLDVAPNGMIRVVDYKTGRAPSVLFEGKALFQMKFYALVLWRTRGVVPAMLQLVYLGDGELVRYQPDEADLRATERKLKALWQAIVRAAETGDWRPSKSRLCDWCAHQSLCPAWGGTPPPIPEGAVARALDPASSAAAEPDVDADDVIDVEPVEASAGA, from the coding sequence ATGGTTGCCGCCCTGTCCCCCAGCCGCGCCGCGGACTTCATGCAGTGCCCGCTGCTCTACCGCTTCCGCGTGATCGACCGGCTCCCCGAGCCGCCGTCGCCCGCGGCGGCGCGGGGCACGCTGGTGCACTCCGTGCTGGAGCGGCTCTTCGACGTGCCGGCGCCGGAGCGGACCCTGGAGCACGCCTCCTCCCTGGTGCTCCCGCAGTGGGAGGCGTTGCTGCAGGAGCGTCCCGAGCTCGCGGACCTGGTCGGCGACGGTGAGGGCGCGGTCGAGCTGACGCGGTGGCTGTCCGAGGCGACGGCGCTGGTGGAGCGGTGGTTCGGGCTGGAGGACCCGAGCGACCTGGAGCCGGCGGAGCGCGAGCTCTACGTCGAGTGCGACGTGGACGGGCTCCTTCTCCGGGGCTACGTCGACCGGCTGGACGTGGCACCCAACGGCATGATCCGCGTGGTCGACTACAAGACCGGCCGGGCGCCGTCGGTGCTGTTCGAGGGCAAGGCGTTGTTCCAGATGAAGTTCTACGCCCTGGTGCTGTGGCGCACCCGCGGCGTGGTGCCGGCGATGCTGCAGCTGGTCTACCTCGGCGACGGCGAGCTGGTGCGCTACCAGCCCGACGAGGCCGACCTGCGGGCGACCGAGCGCAAGCTCAAGGCGCTGTGGCAGGCGATCGTGCGGGCCGCCGAGACGGGTGACTGGCGGCCGAGCAAGAGTCGGCTGTGCGACTGGTGCGCCCACCAGAGCCTGTGCCCCGCGTGGGGTGGCACCCCGCCGCCGATCCCCGAGGGGGCGGTCGCCCGCGCCCTGGACCCGGCCTCCTCCGCGGCGGCCGAGCCCGACGTGGACGCGGACGACGTCATCGACGTGGAGCCGGTCGAGGCCTCCGCGGGGGCCTGA
- a CDS encoding HAD family hydrolase → MTGQSVPGPKRPDLPAAVLFDMDGTLVDSEPYWMAEEHALVASYGGEWGDDLAHQLVGQALTWSAGFIRAHSPVTLSDEEIIDRLMSGVIRRFREHLPWRPGAQDLLLQTRELGIPLALVTMSYTAFAGELLAALPEGTFDVVITGDEVDNGKPHPEPYLTAAARLGVAPEQCLAIEDSNTGLASALAAGVPTIGIPHIVPIPAQEGLRIVPTMVGTSVAGLWALFGEEVSATADHR, encoded by the coding sequence GTGACTGGACAGAGCGTGCCTGGACCGAAGCGCCCCGACCTGCCCGCCGCCGTCCTGTTCGACATGGACGGGACGCTGGTCGACTCCGAGCCCTATTGGATGGCCGAGGAGCACGCCCTCGTGGCGAGCTACGGCGGCGAGTGGGGCGACGACCTCGCCCACCAGCTCGTGGGCCAGGCGCTGACCTGGTCGGCGGGGTTCATCCGCGCCCACAGCCCGGTGACGCTGAGCGACGAGGAGATCATCGACCGGCTGATGTCCGGGGTGATCCGCAGGTTTCGCGAGCACCTCCCGTGGCGGCCCGGCGCGCAGGACCTGCTGCTGCAGACCCGCGAGCTGGGGATCCCGCTGGCGCTGGTCACGATGTCCTACACCGCCTTCGCCGGCGAGCTGCTGGCGGCGCTGCCGGAGGGCACCTTCGACGTCGTGATCACCGGGGACGAGGTGGACAACGGCAAGCCGCACCCGGAGCCCTACCTCACCGCCGCGGCCCGGCTCGGCGTCGCCCCCGAGCAGTGCCTGGCCATCGAGGACTCCAACACCGGTCTGGCGTCGGCCCTCGCGGCCGGCGTCCCCACCATCGGGATCCCGCACATCGTGCCCATCCCCGCCCAGGAGGGGCTGCGCATCGTGCCGACCATGGTGGGCACGTCCGTCGCCGGCCTGTGGGCGCTCTTCGGCGAGGAGGTCAGCGCGACGGCGGACCACCGATGA
- the metH gene encoding methionine synthase, which translates to MSARSDLFRTAWTQRVLVADGAMGTMLQAADPSMDDFQGHEGCNEILNVTRPDVVRSVHDAYFEAGSDCVETNTFGANHANLGEYDIVERIYELARAGAEIARASADAWSTEERPRFVLGSMGPGTKLPSLGHIDFATLRDAYQECARGLIDGGADALLVETVQDLLQAKAAVIGARRALAAADETLPIIVSVTVETTGTMLLGSEIGAALVALEALGIDAIGLNCATGPAEMSEHLRVLSQQSRIPITVMPNAGLPQLSKDGAYYPLTPAELASAHQDFVRSYGVQLVGGCCGTTPEHLKAVVEAVGGQPVRARDPQPEAGVASLYAPVPFRQDASFLSIGERTNANGSKAFREAMLAEKWDDCVEIARAQTRDGAHLLDVCVDYVGRDGAADMAEVASRLATASTLPLVLDSTEPAVVQAGLERLGGRAVINSVNFEDGDGPDSRYARMTALVREHGAAVVALTIDEQGQARTRDHKVAVGSRLIEALTGDHGMRVEDIVVDCLTFPIATGQEETRRDAIETIEAIRELTTRYPGVQTTLGVSNVSFGLKPAARQVLNSVFLDECVKAGLTSAIVNSAKIVPISRIPEDQLTVALDLVHDRREWAGEPGESECTYDPLARMLELFEGVDSTSLKAERANALAALPLAERLAQRIVDGERNGLEADLDEALGQGHDPLAIINDMLLEGMKTVGELFGSGKMQLPFVLQSAETMKAAVAHLEPHIEATSGGAKREAKARVLLATVKGDVHDIGKNLVDIILSNNGYDVVNIGIKVPVNEIIDQAQQHDVDAIGMSGLLVKSTVVMKDNLLELNSRDLAGRWPVLLGGAALTRAYVEQDLAELYDGQVRYARDAFEGLRLMDAVAKAKADPAVQLADALPALRPRRVAARHTDERSEPTEVDTRRSDVAADNRIPTPPFWGTRVVKGISLADVAGYLDERATFLGQWGLKPTRGDDGPGYEELVETEGRPRLRMWLDRIKTDDLVQPAVVYGYFPCWSEGNDLVLLDWTERPDGSIELGEEKARFSFPRQSRDRRLCLADFFRSREAVEADGQPDVLALQLVTMGDQVAQETARLFAANAYRDYLELHGLSVQLTEALAEYWHARVRSELDLADGDARSLGGILKQQYTGERYSFGYPACPDLEDRATLVALLEPERIGVTLSEELQLHPEQSTDALVTHHPDASYFKA; encoded by the coding sequence GTGAGCGCACGCTCGGACCTCTTCCGCACCGCCTGGACCCAACGCGTCCTCGTCGCCGACGGCGCGATGGGCACGATGCTGCAGGCGGCCGACCCGAGCATGGACGACTTCCAGGGGCACGAGGGCTGCAACGAGATCCTCAACGTCACCCGCCCCGACGTCGTGCGCTCGGTCCACGACGCCTACTTCGAGGCCGGGTCGGACTGCGTCGAGACCAACACCTTCGGCGCCAACCACGCCAACCTCGGTGAGTACGACATCGTCGAGCGCATCTACGAGCTCGCCCGCGCCGGCGCCGAGATCGCCCGCGCGTCCGCCGACGCGTGGAGCACCGAGGAGCGCCCGCGCTTCGTCCTCGGGTCGATGGGCCCCGGGACCAAGCTGCCCTCGCTGGGCCACATCGACTTCGCGACGCTGCGGGACGCCTACCAGGAGTGCGCGCGCGGCCTGATCGACGGCGGCGCCGACGCGCTGCTCGTCGAGACCGTGCAGGACCTGCTGCAGGCCAAGGCCGCCGTCATCGGGGCCCGCCGCGCGCTGGCCGCCGCCGACGAGACCCTGCCGATCATCGTCTCGGTCACCGTCGAGACGACCGGCACGATGCTCCTCGGCTCCGAGATCGGCGCTGCGCTGGTCGCCCTGGAGGCGCTCGGCATCGACGCCATCGGCCTCAACTGCGCGACCGGCCCGGCCGAGATGAGCGAGCACCTGCGGGTGCTCTCGCAGCAGTCGCGCATCCCGATCACGGTCATGCCCAACGCCGGGCTCCCGCAGCTGTCCAAGGACGGCGCCTACTACCCCCTCACCCCGGCCGAGCTCGCCTCCGCGCACCAGGACTTCGTCCGGTCGTATGGCGTGCAGCTCGTCGGCGGGTGCTGCGGCACGACGCCGGAGCACCTGAAGGCCGTGGTCGAGGCCGTCGGCGGCCAGCCGGTGCGGGCGCGCGACCCGCAGCCGGAGGCCGGCGTGGCCTCCCTCTACGCCCCGGTGCCGTTCCGCCAGGACGCGTCCTTCCTGTCGATCGGGGAGCGCACCAACGCCAACGGCTCCAAGGCCTTCCGCGAGGCGATGCTCGCCGAGAAGTGGGACGACTGCGTCGAGATCGCCCGCGCCCAGACCCGCGACGGCGCGCACCTGCTCGACGTCTGCGTCGACTACGTCGGGCGCGACGGGGCCGCCGACATGGCCGAGGTGGCGTCCCGCCTGGCCACCGCGTCGACGCTCCCGCTGGTGCTGGACTCCACCGAGCCGGCCGTCGTGCAGGCCGGGCTGGAGCGGCTCGGCGGACGCGCCGTCATCAACTCGGTCAACTTCGAGGACGGCGACGGCCCGGACTCCCGCTACGCCCGGATGACGGCGCTGGTGCGCGAGCACGGCGCCGCGGTGGTCGCGCTGACCATCGACGAGCAGGGCCAGGCCCGCACCCGGGACCACAAGGTGGCCGTCGGGTCGCGGCTGATCGAGGCGCTGACCGGCGACCACGGCATGCGGGTCGAGGACATCGTCGTGGACTGCCTGACCTTCCCGATCGCGACGGGTCAGGAGGAGACACGGCGCGACGCCATCGAGACCATCGAGGCGATCCGGGAGCTGACGACCCGATACCCGGGCGTGCAGACCACCCTCGGCGTGTCCAACGTGTCCTTCGGCCTCAAGCCGGCGGCGCGGCAGGTGCTCAACTCCGTCTTCCTCGACGAGTGCGTCAAGGCCGGGCTGACCAGCGCTATCGTCAACTCCGCCAAGATCGTCCCGATCTCCCGGATCCCCGAGGACCAGCTCACGGTCGCCCTCGACCTGGTGCACGACCGCCGCGAGTGGGCCGGCGAGCCGGGCGAGTCGGAGTGCACCTACGACCCGCTGGCGCGGATGCTCGAGCTCTTCGAGGGCGTCGACTCGACCTCGCTGAAGGCCGAGCGCGCCAACGCGCTGGCCGCGCTGCCGCTCGCGGAGCGCCTCGCGCAGCGCATCGTCGACGGCGAGCGCAACGGCCTCGAGGCCGACCTCGACGAGGCGCTCGGGCAGGGCCACGACCCGCTCGCGATCATCAACGACATGCTGCTCGAGGGCATGAAGACCGTCGGCGAGCTCTTCGGCTCCGGCAAGATGCAGCTGCCCTTCGTGCTGCAGTCCGCCGAGACCATGAAGGCCGCCGTCGCCCACCTCGAGCCCCACATCGAGGCCACCTCCGGCGGCGCCAAGCGCGAGGCCAAGGCCAGGGTGCTGCTCGCCACCGTCAAGGGCGACGTCCACGACATCGGCAAGAACCTCGTCGACATCATCCTGAGCAACAACGGCTACGACGTCGTCAACATCGGCATCAAGGTCCCCGTCAACGAGATCATCGACCAGGCGCAGCAGCACGACGTCGACGCCATCGGGATGTCGGGCCTGCTCGTCAAGTCAACCGTCGTCATGAAGGACAACCTGCTCGAGCTCAACTCCCGCGACCTCGCCGGCCGGTGGCCGGTGCTGCTCGGCGGCGCCGCGCTGACCCGCGCCTACGTCGAGCAGGACCTCGCCGAGCTCTACGACGGGCAGGTGCGCTACGCACGGGACGCCTTCGAGGGGCTGCGGCTCATGGACGCCGTCGCCAAGGCCAAGGCCGACCCCGCGGTGCAGCTCGCCGACGCGCTGCCGGCGCTGCGGCCCCGCCGCGTAGCGGCGCGGCATACGGACGAGCGCAGCGAGCCCACCGAGGTCGACACCCGGCGCTCCGACGTGGCCGCCGACAACCGGATCCCCACCCCGCCGTTCTGGGGCACCCGGGTCGTCAAGGGGATCTCCCTGGCCGACGTCGCGGGCTACCTCGACGAGCGCGCCACCTTCCTCGGCCAGTGGGGGCTCAAGCCGACCCGCGGCGACGATGGGCCCGGCTACGAGGAGCTCGTGGAGACCGAGGGGCGCCCGCGGCTGCGGATGTGGCTCGACCGGATCAAGACCGACGACCTGGTGCAGCCGGCCGTGGTCTACGGCTACTTCCCGTGCTGGTCCGAGGGCAACGACCTGGTCCTGCTCGACTGGACCGAGCGGCCCGACGGCTCGATCGAGCTGGGGGAGGAGAAGGCGAGGTTCAGCTTCCCCCGCCAGTCGCGCGACCGGCGGCTCTGCCTGGCCGACTTCTTCCGCTCCCGCGAGGCCGTCGAGGCGGACGGGCAGCCCGACGTCCTCGCCCTGCAGCTCGTCACGATGGGCGACCAGGTGGCGCAGGAGACGGCGCGCCTCTTCGCCGCCAACGCCTACCGCGACTACCTCGAGCTGCACGGCCTGTCGGTGCAGCTGACCGAGGCGCTGGCGGAGTACTGGCACGCCCGGGTCCGCTCCGAGCTGGACCTCGCCGACGGCGACGCCCGCTCCCTCGGCGGCATCCTCAAGCAGCAGTACACCGGGGAGCGCTACTCGTTCGGGTACCCCGCGTGCCCGGACCTGGAGGACCGCGCCACCCTGGTCGCGCTGCTCGAGCCCGAGCGGATCGGCGTGACCCTGTCCGAGGAGCTGCAGCTGCACCCCGAGCAGTCCACGGACGCCCTGGTCACGCACCACCCCGACGCGTCCTACTTCAAGGCGTGA
- a CDS encoding PAC2 family protein, whose translation MIQFDDLPELRRPVMIAAFEGWNDAGEAATDLVAHLATAWGAEAVAAIDPEEYYDFQVTRPRIVHEGGERIVTWPTTRILHASLTGEDRDVLLVQGIEPSVRWRGFTEELLDFAEQAGVELVITLGAYLAPTPHTRPIATDVTSESEELTHRFDIAASTYEGPTGIVGVLGLAAEQIGLPTVSAWAGIPHYAGSSPSPKASLALLDRVEELLGITIPRGDFPEDAIAWQHGVDELASGDDDVAEYISSLEEAQDTAELPEATGEAIAREFEKFLRRRDDDPK comes from the coding sequence GTGATCCAGTTCGACGACCTGCCGGAGCTGCGCCGCCCGGTCATGATCGCGGCGTTCGAGGGGTGGAACGACGCCGGCGAGGCCGCCACCGACCTCGTCGCGCACCTGGCGACGGCGTGGGGCGCGGAGGCCGTCGCGGCGATCGACCCGGAGGAGTACTACGACTTCCAGGTGACCCGGCCGCGGATCGTGCACGAGGGCGGCGAGCGGATCGTGACCTGGCCGACGACGCGGATCCTGCACGCCTCGCTGACCGGCGAGGACCGCGACGTGCTGCTGGTGCAGGGCATCGAGCCGTCGGTGCGGTGGCGGGGCTTCACCGAGGAGCTGCTGGACTTCGCCGAGCAGGCGGGCGTCGAGCTCGTGATCACGCTGGGCGCCTACCTCGCGCCGACGCCGCACACCCGCCCGATCGCGACCGACGTGACCAGCGAGTCCGAGGAGCTGACGCACCGTTTCGACATCGCGGCGTCGACCTACGAGGGACCGACCGGGATCGTCGGCGTGCTCGGCCTGGCGGCGGAGCAGATCGGGTTGCCGACGGTGAGCGCGTGGGCGGGGATCCCGCACTACGCCGGGTCGTCGCCGTCGCCCAAGGCGTCGCTGGCGCTGCTCGACCGGGTGGAGGAGCTGCTCGGCATCACGATCCCGCGCGGGGACTTCCCCGAGGACGCGATCGCGTGGCAGCACGGCGTGGACGAGCTGGCCTCGGGGGACGACGACGTGGCGGAGTACATCTCCTCGCTCGAGGAGGCGCAGGACACCGCGGAGCTGCCGGAGGCGACCGGCGAGGCGATCGCGCGGGAGTTCGAGAAGTTCCTGCGGCGCCGCGACGACGACCCCAAGTGA